The Bacteroides acidifaciens genome includes a region encoding these proteins:
- a CDS encoding IS4 family transposase: MNQDKYVFAQLVEFLNNDKFRRLVDKYDGNRYVKHFTCWSQLLAMMFGQLSNRESLRDLIVALEAHQGKRYHLGLGREPIAKTTLASANQNRDYRIFEDFAFYMMKEACEKRSTHILDIPGRKYAFDSTTIPLCLATFPWAKFRKKKGGVKAHVLYDIEAQLPAFYTVTTASRHDSTEMSAINYEPNAYYIFDRAYDSFKELYRIHLTGSFFVVRAKSNLKCKFCKWKRRMPKNILSDAEVKLIGYTSGKKYPESFRVIRFYDEEDDREFTFLTNAKHISALDVANLYKKRWFVELFFKWLKQHLKIKRFWGTTENAVRIQISVAIITYCLVAIVQYDMQLNRSTYEVLQILSISLTDKTPLQELFNKTNFNDVKEQFNPLIPGLFD; the protein is encoded by the coding sequence ATGAACCAAGATAAATATGTTTTCGCTCAGTTAGTAGAATTCTTGAACAATGATAAGTTCAGAAGACTTGTAGACAAGTATGATGGCAATCGTTATGTGAAACATTTCACTTGCTGGAGTCAGTTACTTGCAATGATGTTCGGTCAACTCAGTAATCGTGAAAGTCTTCGTGACTTGATTGTAGCTTTGGAAGCACATCAAGGAAAGCGTTATCATTTGGGATTGGGTCGTGAGCCCATTGCCAAAACTACGCTTGCATCTGCCAATCAGAATCGGGATTACAGAATCTTCGAAGATTTTGCTTTCTATATGATGAAGGAAGCATGTGAAAAACGATCGACTCACATCTTGGATATTCCAGGAAGGAAGTATGCGTTTGATTCCACTACAATTCCTTTATGTTTGGCTACATTCCCTTGGGCGAAGTTCCGTAAGAAAAAAGGTGGAGTTAAGGCTCATGTCCTTTATGACATAGAAGCACAACTTCCAGCCTTTTATACAGTAACTACAGCATCCAGGCATGATTCAACAGAAATGTCCGCAATTAATTATGAGCCAAATGCTTATTATATATTTGACAGAGCGTATGACTCGTTTAAAGAACTTTATCGGATTCATCTTACAGGTTCTTTCTTTGTAGTCAGAGCGAAGTCTAATCTGAAATGCAAGTTCTGTAAATGGAAGCGTAGAATGCCGAAAAATATCCTTTCAGATGCGGAAGTGAAACTGATAGGGTACACTTCTGGAAAGAAGTATCCTGAATCATTCAGAGTCATCCGTTTCTATGATGAAGAGGATGATCGTGAATTCACATTCCTGACGAATGCCAAACACATATCTGCACTTGATGTTGCCAATCTTTATAAGAAAAGATGGTTCGTGGAACTTTTCTTCAAATGGCTGAAACAACACCTTAAGATAAAAAGGTTCTGGGGTACTACCGAGAATGCGGTTCGAATACAGATTAGTGTTGCTATCATCACCTATTGTTTAGTAGCTATTGTACAATATGATATGCAACTGAATCGTTCAACTTATGAGGTCTTGCAGATTCTTAGCATCTCATTAACAGATAAAACGCCTTTACAAGAGCTGTTTAATAAGACTAATTTCAATGATGTCAAAGAACAATTTAATCCCCTTATTCCGGGATTATTTGATTAA
- a CDS encoding DUF5722 domain-containing protein encodes MRLLYTYIFYLFLGVTVICACSSSDPIQDEVEGNKPTSPEQETSVNNLKINTGSVNDLTINQSNNGEYKILTTGVDPWICTVPLERKNPENSVVLTFEYKSSKKIDGIQVFFANPLSAERMENCGSVEASPSTWKTFSCNLYTAIEKYSWGNSQDYLRIDLGGDKDVMIYLRNIRLRGMNSVELEAIEAEKNRLQSIEKLETELTNYLKNSYVSEITQVQVTADKVTITGCYNGSGTCSLVEVTPYENLLLLTQLKKCKTDITNGKFMVTLDRITEYDGCKYDRLLSKWALVRTVNDKDELLSFGRYVDADLIDQSKASPIPDYQGDITKGGESGGTPLELADLDALGLKAVMKGIPVTAVMWSSQAKAQAAHDQVIVHRYCGKDYYFSKGFFESTDQELLEYQKRNVAVFVVITIRPETPKDPNAYHNYDHELGMLLQHPDYSEPEGITGTFSMVNLDQPESVNYYAAALDFLASRYSDGTHGRIHRYVLHNEVDDPFNWNNIGYKPLTYYVDYLTKSFRIGHNIIHQYNPHAQILVPVTQSWTRESIKPTRTEFSVKKIFDLLNQFSAKEGDFYWGVGYHSYPEKFSSKTWLDPSATFSMNTRLLTFKNLEVLDKWMKMPANKYKGIKQRDCWLTENGSSTPNYTDEELQLQAACAAYALNKVKRLSGIQTLIWHAISDNDVEGNLNLGLHYRRNDPKYGEWGRKPSWYVYQAFGTTKESEVLNPYLKYIGVNSWDEIMHDVTDY; translated from the coding sequence ATGAGATTATTATACACATATATTTTTTATTTGTTTCTTGGTGTGACTGTTATATGTGCTTGTAGCAGTAGCGATCCTATTCAAGATGAGGTAGAGGGCAATAAACCGACGTCTCCTGAACAAGAAACATCAGTCAACAACTTGAAAATAAATACAGGTTCAGTCAATGACCTGACTATAAACCAAAGCAATAATGGAGAATACAAAATACTGACGACGGGGGTAGACCCTTGGATCTGTACAGTTCCTTTGGAAAGAAAAAATCCGGAAAACTCTGTCGTCTTGACATTCGAATATAAGTCTTCCAAGAAAATAGATGGAATTCAAGTATTTTTTGCTAATCCATTGTCAGCTGAACGTATGGAAAATTGTGGCAGCGTAGAAGCTTCGCCTAGTACTTGGAAAACATTCTCGTGTAATCTGTATACCGCAATCGAAAAATATAGTTGGGGAAATTCGCAAGATTATCTTCGGATAGATTTGGGAGGCGATAAGGATGTGATGATTTATTTGCGTAACATCCGTTTGAGGGGTATGAATAGTGTGGAGCTGGAGGCTATAGAAGCGGAAAAGAACAGGCTACAGTCAATTGAGAAACTGGAAACAGAGCTAACCAACTATTTGAAGAACAGTTATGTTTCGGAAATTACCCAAGTGCAGGTGACGGCAGACAAAGTGACCATTACAGGTTGTTATAACGGAAGTGGAACATGTAGTTTAGTTGAAGTAACTCCTTATGAAAATTTGCTACTTCTGACTCAGTTGAAAAAATGCAAGACAGATATTACTAACGGAAAATTCATGGTTACGCTCGATCGCATCACCGAATATGACGGTTGCAAATATGATCGTTTGTTGTCTAAATGGGCATTGGTGCGTACTGTAAATGATAAAGATGAATTGCTCTCTTTCGGACGTTATGTGGATGCCGACCTGATTGACCAATCCAAAGCGTCTCCTATACCTGATTATCAGGGAGATATTACTAAAGGCGGAGAGTCGGGAGGTACTCCGTTGGAACTGGCGGATTTGGATGCGTTAGGACTGAAAGCTGTGATGAAGGGTATCCCGGTCACAGCTGTGATGTGGTCTTCCCAGGCAAAGGCACAAGCTGCTCATGACCAGGTGATTGTTCATCGTTATTGTGGAAAAGATTATTATTTTAGTAAAGGCTTTTTTGAAAGTACAGATCAGGAATTGTTGGAATATCAAAAACGCAATGTTGCTGTTTTTGTAGTCATTACTATTCGTCCTGAGACACCCAAGGATCCCAATGCATATCATAATTATGATCATGAATTAGGAATGCTTCTTCAGCATCCCGATTATTCCGAACCGGAAGGAATTACCGGAACTTTCTCGATGGTCAATCTTGACCAACCGGAAAGTGTGAACTATTATGCGGCAGCACTTGATTTCCTTGCTTCCAGGTATTCTGACGGTACACACGGACGTATTCACCGTTATGTCTTGCACAATGAGGTAGATGACCCTTTCAACTGGAATAACATTGGCTACAAACCATTGACTTATTACGTGGATTATCTGACCAAGTCTTTCCGTATAGGACATAACATTATTCATCAGTATAATCCTCATGCACAGATTTTAGTGCCAGTGACACAATCGTGGACACGTGAGAGCATTAAACCTACAAGAACAGAATTCTCGGTAAAGAAAATTTTCGACCTGTTGAATCAGTTTAGTGCGAAAGAGGGAGATTTCTATTGGGGGGTAGGTTACCATTCTTATCCGGAAAAGTTCAGTTCAAAAACCTGGCTTGACCCAAGCGCCACTTTCTCAATGAATACTCGCTTGTTAACTTTTAAAAATCTTGAAGTTTTGGATAAATGGATGAAAATGCCCGCCAATAAGTATAAAGGTATAAAGCAACGTGACTGCTGGTTGACAGAAAATGGATCCAGCACTCCCAATTATACAGATGAGGAACTCCAGCTTCAGGCTGCATGTGCTGCATACGCACTAAATAAAGTGAAACGTTTGTCAGGCATTCAAACGTTGATTTGGCATGCTATCTCGGATAATGATGTGGAAGGGAATCTGAATTTGGGATTGCATTATCGGAGAAACGATCCGAAGTATGGTGAATGGGGTAGAAAACCGTCATGGTATGTCTATCAGGCATTCGGGACGACGAAAGAAAGCGAAGTGCTTAATCCGTATTTAAAATATATCGGTGTCAATAGTTGGGATGAGATTATGCACGATGTAACGGATTATTGA